From Rhodoferax sp. AJA081-3, the proteins below share one genomic window:
- a CDS encoding aminotransferase class I/II-fold pyridoxal phosphate-dependent enzyme: MNKLPRIHGGPDGQGAPLHDFSTNSNACGPCPLALAAVQQADATRYPDPGYTDLRRRLADFYGVDAGRILLAGSASECIFRTTAWVRQQGDNTVSLPAHAYGDYAHAAQAWGLRVVASPDDADLAWACEPSSPLGQNHGPWPAWLQGDAAHAASTDQVLVVDCAYAPLRLDGAPSLGNAQRQRVWQLFSPNKALGLTGVRAAFAIAPLGAEAAVAQLDALAPSWVLGAHGVAMLQAWTQAATQDWLLTSLHSLRGWKASQVALLQGLGWTVLPSDTPYFCARPPQGVDVPALCEALRARGIKLRDAASFGLPGHVRLGVLPPAAQQALADALQSLSPSKVVEGACF, encoded by the coding sequence TTGAATAAGCTGCCACGCATCCATGGTGGTCCGGACGGGCAGGGCGCGCCGCTGCACGACTTCTCCACCAACAGCAATGCCTGTGGCCCTTGTCCGCTGGCTTTGGCAGCCGTACAGCAAGCCGATGCCACGCGTTACCCCGACCCTGGTTACACCGATCTGCGCCGGCGCCTGGCCGATTTTTACGGCGTGGACGCTGGGCGCATCCTGCTGGCAGGCAGTGCCAGCGAGTGCATTTTTCGCACCACCGCCTGGGTGCGGCAGCAGGGTGACAACACGGTCAGTCTGCCAGCCCATGCCTATGGCGACTACGCCCATGCTGCGCAGGCCTGGGGCTTGCGGGTGGTGGCCAGCCCCGACGATGCGGACTTGGCGTGGGCTTGCGAACCCTCTAGCCCGCTGGGGCAAAACCATGGCCCCTGGCCCGCGTGGCTGCAGGGCGATGCTGCGCATGCCGCCAGTACAGACCAGGTCCTCGTTGTGGACTGCGCGTATGCACCCCTGCGGCTGGACGGTGCCCCCAGCCTGGGTAATGCACAACGCCAGCGGGTCTGGCAACTGTTTTCCCCGAACAAGGCCTTGGGCCTTACCGGTGTGCGTGCGGCCTTTGCCATTGCGCCTCTGGGTGCCGAGGCCGCGGTTGCGCAACTGGACGCGCTGGCGCCGTCTTGGGTGCTGGGCGCGCACGGCGTGGCCATGCTGCAGGCGTGGACACAAGCTGCCACGCAAGACTGGTTGTTGACCAGCCTGCACAGCTTGCGTGGCTGGAAGGCCAGCCAGGTGGCGCTGCTGCAAGGTCTGGGCTGGACGGTGCTGCCCAGCGATACACCCTACTTTTGCGCCCGTCCGCCGCAAGGCGTGGACGTGCCCGCGCTCTGCGAGGCCCTGCGCGCCCGGGGCATCAAGCTGCGCGATGCGGCGTCCTTTGGGCTGCCCGGCCATGTGCGCCTGGGTGTGCTGCCGCCTGCTGCCCAACAGGCTTTGGCGGATGCACTGCAGTCCCTGTCTCCCAGCAAAGTGGTGGAGGGTGCGTGCTTCTGA
- the cbiB gene encoding adenosylcobinamide-phosphate synthase CbiB: MDTLVPALAVLVALAVDRWLGEPPVRWHPVVWMGNYLGWAGRHVQAHTQQDLPAAQDLKAFWLGALAWIGGGALILIVFSGLQIGVVWLCDLCGWVVSGLLLGLLLKPLLAWALLKSEVLAVEHALSNPYSGSLESGRERLRYLVSRDVTTLSETQVRESAIETLAENLNDSVIAPLFWFALLGLPGAALFRFANTADAMWGYPGLYPNDSQGRNWAWAGKWAARADDVLAWVPARITALLLVAVTGAVQMKRLRAEATRSPSPNSGWPMAAMALALGVRLGKPGGYVLNGEAPAPQAQDTSRAIRYASNVLLAPVGIASIAIIFVVLRAAP, encoded by the coding sequence ATGGACACGCTGGTTCCAGCCCTGGCTGTGCTGGTGGCCTTGGCCGTGGACCGCTGGCTGGGTGAGCCGCCTGTGCGCTGGCACCCCGTGGTGTGGATGGGCAACTACCTGGGCTGGGCAGGGCGCCACGTGCAGGCCCACACCCAACAAGACTTGCCTGCGGCCCAAGACCTTAAGGCATTTTGGCTCGGAGCCCTCGCGTGGATTGGTGGTGGTGCTCTCATTTTGATAGTTTTTTCAGGTTTGCAAATCGGTGTGGTGTGGCTGTGCGACCTGTGCGGCTGGGTCGTATCGGGGCTGCTGCTGGGCCTGTTGCTCAAACCCCTGCTGGCCTGGGCGTTGCTGAAAAGCGAAGTGTTGGCCGTGGAGCACGCGCTTAGCAATCCGTACAGCGGGTCACTGGAATCGGGCCGTGAACGCCTGCGCTATCTGGTCAGCCGCGATGTCACCACGCTCAGCGAAACGCAGGTGCGCGAAAGTGCCATCGAGACGCTGGCCGAAAACCTCAACGATTCTGTCATCGCGCCGCTGTTCTGGTTTGCGCTCTTGGGCCTGCCGGGCGCGGCACTGTTCCGTTTTGCCAACACTGCCGACGCCATGTGGGGCTACCCCGGCCTTTACCCCAATGACAGCCAGGGCCGCAACTGGGCCTGGGCCGGCAAATGGGCGGCGCGGGCCGATGATGTACTCGCTTGGGTGCCGGCGCGCATCACCGCCTTGTTGCTGGTGGCGGTGACCGGTGCCGTGCAGATGAAGCGGCTGCGTGCAGAGGCCACTCGCAGCCCATCGCCCAATAGCGGCTGGCCCATGGCCGCCATGGCGCTGGCACTGGGTGTGCGCCTGGGCAAACCGGGAGGGTATGTGCTCAATGGTGAGGCCCCTGCACCGCAGGCGCAGGACACGTCCCGGGCCATACGGTATGCATCAAATGTGCTTCTAGCCCCCGTCGGTATTGCCTCAATAGCTATTATTTTTGTAGTGTTAAGGGCAGCGCCTTGA
- the bioB gene encoding biotin synthase BioB, producing MTQVDAPIQKPVTFHAPHKSPKARHAVAQRVWTVAEIQALLELPFNDLMFQAQTVHRANFDPNMVELATLLSVKTGGCPEDCGYCPQSVHFDTGVEAGKLMGVEAVREAALAAKAAGATRFCMGAAWRAPKDRDIKAVAELVKTVKACGLESCATLGMLNDGHAETLRDAGLDYYNHNLDSAPDFYGDIITTRDYQDRLDTLTRVRNAGVSVCCGGIVGMGESRLQRAGLIAELANLSPYPESVPINHLVKVEGTPLADQPDLDPLEFVRTIAVARITMPKARVRLSAGRQGMGEAVQALCFVAGANSIFYGDKLLTTPNPAGNSDLDLLARLGLKTGQPQPRD from the coding sequence ATGACCCAGGTAGACGCCCCCATCCAAAAGCCAGTAACCTTCCACGCCCCGCACAAGTCCCCCAAAGCGCGCCACGCCGTGGCACAACGCGTCTGGACCGTTGCCGAAATCCAAGCCCTGCTGGAGCTGCCGTTCAACGACCTGATGTTCCAGGCGCAGACGGTGCACCGTGCCAACTTCGACCCCAATATGGTCGAACTGGCCACGCTCTTGTCCGTCAAGACCGGCGGCTGCCCTGAGGACTGCGGTTATTGCCCGCAGTCTGTCCACTTTGACACCGGCGTCGAGGCTGGCAAGCTGATGGGTGTAGAGGCCGTGCGCGAAGCTGCGCTGGCCGCCAAGGCCGCGGGTGCGACCCGTTTCTGCATGGGCGCAGCCTGGCGCGCGCCCAAGGATCGCGACATTAAGGCGGTGGCCGAGCTGGTCAAGACCGTCAAGGCGTGCGGGCTGGAATCCTGCGCCACGCTGGGCATGCTGAACGACGGCCATGCCGAGACCCTGCGTGATGCGGGCCTGGACTACTACAACCACAACCTGGACAGCGCGCCCGACTTTTACGGCGACATCATCACCACCCGCGACTACCAGGACCGCCTAGACACGTTGACCCGTGTGCGCAATGCCGGCGTCAGCGTCTGCTGCGGCGGCATCGTGGGCATGGGCGAATCGCGGCTGCAGCGCGCCGGCCTCATAGCTGAGCTGGCCAACCTGTCGCCATACCCGGAGTCCGTGCCCATCAACCACCTGGTGAAGGTGGAAGGCACGCCGCTGGCCGACCAACCCGATCTGGACCCGCTGGAATTTGTGCGCACCATCGCCGTGGCCCGCATCACCATGCCCAAGGCGCGTGTGCGTCTGTCCGCTGGCCGCCAGGGCATGGGCGAGGCCGTGCAGGCCCTGTGTTTTGTGGCCGGCGCCAACTCCATCTTTTATGGCGACAAGCTGCTGACCACGCCCAACCCGGCCGGCAATTCCGATCTGGATTTGTTGGCCCGCCTGGGCCTGAAGACAGGCCAGCCCCAGCCACGCGACTGA
- the cobO gene encoding cob(I)yrinic acid a,c-diamide adenosyltransferase: MQIETPPSVKPYEKAEGERRGIVIVNTGDGKGKSTAAFGLALRAHGRGKAVKIFQFMKVPSARFGEHRMFEQIGIPIEGLGDGFSWKSQDLEHSAQLARDGWQKAKAAILSGDYFMVTLDEITYPLIYGWMPLDDVLETLKTRPSHVHVVLTGRRCPPEIIELADTVTEMQMVKHAFKAGIPAQRGIED, from the coding sequence ATGCAAATCGAAACACCACCTTCTGTCAAACCGTATGAAAAAGCCGAGGGCGAGCGCCGCGGCATCGTCATCGTTAACACCGGTGACGGTAAGGGCAAAAGCACGGCTGCCTTTGGGCTCGCGCTGCGTGCGCATGGGCGCGGCAAGGCGGTCAAGATTTTTCAGTTCATGAAGGTGCCTTCGGCCCGCTTTGGGGAGCACCGCATGTTTGAGCAGATTGGCATACCCATCGAAGGTCTGGGTGACGGCTTCAGCTGGAAGAGTCAGGACCTGGAACACTCGGCCCAACTGGCGCGCGATGGCTGGCAGAAGGCCAAGGCCGCCATCCTGAGTGGCGACTATTTCATGGTCACGCTGGACGAAATCACGTACCCGCTGATCTACGGCTGGATGCCGCTGGACGATGTGCTGGAGACACTTAAAACCCGACCCAGCCATGTGCACGTGGTGCTGACGGGGCGGCGCTGCCCGCCTGAGATAATCGAACTGGCCGATACCGTGACCGAAATGCAGATGGTCAAGCACGCTTTTAAGGCGGGCATCCCTGCACAGCGCGGAATCGAAGACTGA
- a CDS encoding ABC transporter ATP-binding protein has protein sequence MTTTLRKTGAVALKADAVHASMGSGPSKTAVLHGLSLEIAAGQWTSIVGPNGAGKSTLLKTLAGVLPHTGTVSLWDAPLASVPLRERARQMAWLGQNETSADDLTVWDVAMLGRLPHQAWLAPASAADEAAVEQALRATQAWDWRCRALGQLSGGERQRVLLARALAVQAQVLLMDEPLANLDPPHQADWLAVVEALVEQGNTVVSVLHEIGMALHADRVVVMAQGRLLHHGASGDAETHRALIDVFDQRISIHSIEGQWVALPKNK, from the coding sequence ATGACAACGACCCTGCGCAAGACTGGGGCCGTGGCGCTGAAGGCAGACGCCGTCCACGCATCCATGGGCAGCGGGCCCAGCAAAACAGCCGTGTTGCACGGCCTGTCGCTGGAAATCGCGGCAGGGCAGTGGACCAGCATCGTCGGGCCCAATGGCGCCGGCAAGTCTACGCTGCTGAAGACATTGGCAGGCGTGTTGCCGCATACCGGCACGGTGTCGCTGTGGGACGCTCCGCTGGCTAGTGTGCCGCTGCGTGAACGCGCCCGGCAAATGGCGTGGCTGGGCCAGAACGAAACTTCGGCCGATGACCTGACCGTGTGGGATGTGGCCATGCTGGGCCGCTTGCCGCACCAGGCCTGGTTGGCACCGGCCAGCGCGGCCGATGAAGCCGCCGTCGAACAGGCGCTGCGCGCCACCCAGGCTTGGGACTGGCGCTGCCGTGCGCTGGGTCAGCTATCGGGTGGTGAGCGCCAGCGTGTGTTGTTGGCCCGTGCCTTGGCCGTGCAGGCCCAGGTGTTGCTGATGGACGAACCCCTGGCGAATCTGGACCCGCCGCACCAGGCCGATTGGTTGGCGGTGGTGGAGGCGTTGGTAGAGCAGGGCAATACCGTAGTTAGTGTGTTGCATGAGATTGGTATGGCTTTGCATGCGGACCGTGTGGTGGTGATGGCGCAAGGACGTTTGCTGCACCATGGGGCCAGCGGTGACGCTGAGACCCACCGGGCATTGATTGACGTGTTTGACCAGCGGATCTCTATTCATTCGATTGAGGGGCAATGGGTGGCGTTGCCTAAGAACAAATGA
- a CDS encoding iron ABC transporter permease: MMQSRVRWMLWVSVVGAVALTALGICVGSVGFENLLQPLLNPTLDPDRTVMAKQIVWEIRLPRTLGAWAAGALLGLAGAVAQGLFRNPLADPYLLGSASGASLGVALALAAMGGGAGMLGGAGNMMNSGVAVSVFSSSLWVRLGLTGAAFAGAVLAILLTLVLSRGVSHTLRLLLAGVVVGAVLGAVTHLVLMLSPDSLQAMWAFMLGSTAFVGWVSVSVMVIAWVVSVIAAWLLARVLDGLSLGDATAQSLGLAVVPMRAALVAVLALATGTAVAQTGLIAFVGLAAPHLVRSVLKTTHGQLILLASLVGGVLLMAADTLARWLIAPQELPVGVLTAVLGGGYLLWLMHRGPAKVGSAL; this comes from the coding sequence ATGATGCAGTCACGTGTTCGCTGGATGCTGTGGGTGTCTGTGGTCGGTGCCGTGGCGCTCACCGCCTTGGGTATTTGTGTCGGCAGTGTCGGGTTCGAGAACCTGCTGCAGCCGCTGCTGAATCCGACGCTGGACCCCGACCGCACGGTCATGGCCAAACAAATCGTGTGGGAGATACGCCTGCCGCGTACCTTGGGCGCCTGGGCGGCCGGTGCCTTGTTGGGGCTGGCCGGTGCGGTGGCACAGGGGCTGTTTCGCAATCCGCTGGCCGACCCGTATTTGCTGGGCAGTGCATCCGGCGCGTCCCTGGGCGTTGCGCTGGCACTAGCCGCCATGGGTGGGGGCGCCGGGATGTTGGGCGGTGCTGGAAACATGATGAACAGCGGTGTGGCGGTCAGCGTGTTTTCCAGCAGCCTGTGGGTGCGCCTGGGTCTCACTGGTGCGGCCTTTGCAGGGGCTGTGCTGGCGATTCTGTTGACTCTGGTTTTGTCACGCGGCGTCAGCCATACGCTGCGCCTGCTGCTGGCCGGTGTGGTGGTGGGTGCGGTGTTGGGCGCGGTCACGCACCTGGTGCTGATGTTGTCACCCGATTCGCTGCAGGCCATGTGGGCCTTTATGTTGGGCTCTACGGCGTTTGTGGGCTGGGTGTCGGTGTCCGTGATGGTGATTGCCTGGGTGGTCAGCGTTATCGCCGCCTGGCTGCTGGCCCGTGTGCTGGACGGGCTGAGCCTGGGCGACGCCACCGCACAGAGCCTGGGTCTGGCCGTGGTGCCCATGCGCGCGGCGCTGGTGGCCGTACTGGCCCTGGCTACGGGTACTGCGGTGGCGCAGACCGGGCTGATCGCCTTTGTCGGCCTGGCAGCGCCGCACCTGGTGCGATCTGTGTTGAAGACCACACACGGCCAGCTGATACTGCTGGCCAGCCTGGTCGGTGGAGTGCTGCTGATGGCCGCCGACACACTGGCCCGCTGGCTGATTGCGCCGCAAGAATTGCCGGTGGGTGTGCTGACCGCGGTGCTGGGCGGCGGTTACCTGCTGTGGCTGATGCACCGCGGCCCGGCCAAGGTGGGGAGCGCGTTATGA
- a CDS encoding ABC transporter substrate-binding protein, with translation MTKRFSMLKLLASAVLLACTALHAAQVIDDRGVTVTLPAAPQRIVSILPSLTETVCELGHCARLVGVDRYSNYPDSVQKLPVVGGGLDPNVEAIVALRPDVVLMAKSSRVGDRLEALGIKVVALEPKSHADVQRVMLKIGQLLEVQDAQRIWRAIDAGVSAAAQSIPANVRGARVYFEVNQGPYAAGEVSFIGETLTRLGAKNIVPAKLGPFPKLNPEYIVRANPDLIMIGQRSADGLQQRPGWQNIRALREQRLCIFPSEEANVLVRPGPRMAEGARLMAKCLESKAPNTSALAMDKSKP, from the coding sequence ATGACGAAGCGTTTTTCCATGCTCAAACTTCTGGCCAGCGCGGTGCTGCTGGCCTGCACCGCGCTGCACGCCGCCCAGGTTATTGACGACCGGGGCGTGACTGTGACGCTGCCGGCCGCACCCCAGCGCATTGTCAGCATCTTGCCGTCGCTGACTGAGACCGTGTGTGAGCTGGGCCACTGCGCCCGCCTGGTCGGTGTGGACCGTTATTCCAACTACCCCGACAGCGTGCAGAAGTTGCCGGTGGTCGGCGGCGGGCTGGACCCTAACGTGGAAGCCATCGTGGCCCTGCGTCCCGATGTGGTGCTGATGGCCAAGTCTTCCCGCGTGGGCGACCGGCTGGAGGCCCTGGGTATCAAGGTGGTGGCGCTGGAACCCAAGAGCCATGCCGACGTGCAGCGTGTGATGCTAAAGATTGGTCAATTGCTGGAAGTGCAGGACGCGCAACGCATCTGGCGCGCCATCGATGCCGGTGTGTCAGCGGCTGCCCAGTCGATTCCGGCCAACGTGCGGGGTGCCCGCGTCTACTTTGAAGTGAATCAGGGGCCGTATGCGGCGGGTGAGGTTTCCTTCATTGGCGAGACGCTGACGCGCCTGGGCGCGAAGAATATCGTACCGGCCAAGCTGGGGCCGTTTCCCAAGCTGAATCCCGAATACATCGTGCGCGCCAACCCCGACCTGATCATGATTGGCCAGCGCAGCGCCGATGGCCTGCAGCAGCGTCCCGGCTGGCAAAACATCCGTGCACTGCGTGAGCAACGCCTGTGCATCTTTCCGTCGGAAGAGGCCAATGTGCTGGTGCGACCCGGGCCGCGCATGGCAGAAGGCGCGCGCCTGATGGCGAAATGTTTGGAGAGTAAAGCCCCAAATACAAGCGCGCTGGCCATGGACAAGTCCAAGCCATGA
- a CDS encoding bifunctional adenosylcobinamide kinase/adenosylcobinamide-phosphate guanylyltransferase — MSALTVAKSEFILGGQRSGKSRRAEMLARTWLDQSDTHRAVLIATAQPWDDEMRQRITRHQADRALRVPGMATVEEPLALAEAISAHSKPHTLVVVDCLTLWLTNVLMPVQPEGLEQNMPLAPEEYARSASLLIAIQDSPGPVVLVGNEIGLGVIPMGREVRAFVDALGRLNQDVASVCQRVTLMAAGLPLVLKASP; from the coding sequence ATGAGCGCACTCACCGTCGCCAAAAGCGAATTCATCCTGGGCGGTCAGCGCAGCGGCAAGTCGCGCCGTGCCGAGATGCTGGCCCGCACCTGGCTGGACCAGTCGGACACACACCGTGCCGTGCTGATTGCCACCGCCCAACCCTGGGACGACGAGATGCGTCAACGCATCACCCGCCACCAGGCCGACCGCGCCCTGCGGGTGCCGGGCATGGCTACGGTGGAAGAGCCTCTGGCACTCGCCGAGGCCATTTCCGCGCACAGCAAGCCCCACACGTTGGTGGTGGTCGATTGCCTAACGCTGTGGCTGACCAATGTGCTGATGCCCGTCCAGCCAGAAGGCTTGGAGCAAAATATGCCTCTAGCCCCCGAAGAATATGCCCGTAGCGCTTCACTTTTGATAGCAATTCAGGACAGCCCTGGCCCCGTGGTGCTGGTCGGCAACGAGATCGGCCTGGGTGTGATCCCTATGGGGCGCGAGGTGCGTGCCTTTGTCGATGCCCTGGGCCGCCTGAACCAGGATGTGGCCAGTGTGTGCCAGCGTGTGACCCTGATGGCGGCCGGCCTGCCTTTGGTTTTGAAAGCCTCTCCATGA
- a CDS encoding ABC transporter substrate-binding protein codes for MDDNDMLNFSLGPQRIVCLTEETTEWLYLLGQEARIVGISGYTVRPKRAREEKPKVSAFLSAKIDKILDLRPDCVLGFSDLQADIASELVRRGVQVTIFNQRSVAEIFSMLYQVAAIVGEAEQGMQRIEAMQADLRAMQATVAARVAAGARRPKVFFEEWDTPHISAIRWVSELMAIAGGDDCFAELSLESLGKNRIIADGAEIVRRNPDIVLGSWCGKKFRPENVVAREGWSAVNAVRDAQLYEIKSPDILQPGPAALTDGVTKMHKIIMQWMDAQASGVGSAP; via the coding sequence ATGGACGACAACGACATGCTCAACTTTTCACTAGGCCCGCAGCGCATCGTCTGCCTGACCGAAGAGACAACCGAATGGCTGTACCTGCTGGGGCAAGAGGCGCGCATCGTCGGCATCTCGGGCTACACCGTGCGGCCCAAGCGCGCGCGGGAAGAAAAACCCAAGGTCAGCGCATTTCTCAGCGCCAAGATCGACAAGATCCTGGACCTGCGGCCGGATTGCGTGCTGGGCTTCTCGGATTTGCAGGCTGATATCGCATCTGAGCTGGTGCGCAGGGGTGTGCAGGTCACCATCTTCAACCAGCGCAGCGTGGCCGAGATTTTTTCCATGCTGTACCAGGTGGCTGCAATAGTGGGCGAGGCGGAGCAGGGCATGCAGCGTATTGAGGCCATGCAGGCTGACCTGCGCGCCATGCAGGCCACGGTGGCGGCGCGTGTGGCAGCCGGAGCCCGGCGGCCCAAGGTGTTTTTTGAAGAGTGGGACACGCCGCATATCAGCGCCATACGCTGGGTGTCGGAGCTGATGGCGATTGCCGGAGGTGACGATTGTTTTGCCGAGCTGTCGCTGGAGTCGCTGGGCAAGAACCGCATCATTGCCGACGGTGCCGAGATCGTCCGGCGCAACCCGGACATTGTTTTGGGTTCGTGGTGCGGCAAGAAATTCCGGCCCGAGAACGTGGTGGCACGGGAAGGCTGGAGTGCAGTAAACGCGGTTCGCGACGCGCAGTTGTATGAAATCAAATCGCCCGACATCCTGCAGCCGGGCCCCGCCGCGCTGACCGATGGGGTGACCAAGATGCACAAAATCATCATGCAATGGATGGATGCTCAGGCGAGCGGCGTGGGGTCTGCGCCATGA
- a CDS encoding cobyrinate a,c-diamide synthase → MVAHATCPAVLVAAPASGQGKTTVTSALARLHTRQGRRVRVFKCGPDFLDPYWHSLASGAPVYQLDLWMTGEADCRARLFAAAQEADLILVEGVMGLFDGEPSAADLAQRFGLRVLAVVDASAMAGTFGALAFGLQHYRADMPWAGVLANRVASVRHAEMLQVSLQDPQAWMGALMRNAGMVLPERHLGLTVASEVPDALARLDVAADALASTPLGRMTLDDLQRWSVSFEGPEVAVHLAPGVQAAGPSAPCPPPALRAPPLPAQKAQPPALPTLLGKTIAVARDAAFCFIYTANLDCLTALGTELVFFSPLADQTLPACDAVWIPGGYPELHAATIAANTALRDSLAQHIAAGKPVWAECGGMMALFDSLITVDAQRHAQWGLLPGEVTMHKRLAGLGPQQLVLGSGTLRGHTFHYSTTSTSLQAVARTARPDTAPQPDAGEALWQQGALRASYFHAWFPSCPAAVVELFSAPRHEKAD, encoded by the coding sequence CGCGCCAGGGCAGGCGGGTGCGTGTGTTCAAGTGCGGGCCGGATTTTCTGGACCCGTACTGGCACAGCCTGGCCAGCGGTGCGCCGGTTTACCAGCTGGATTTGTGGATGACGGGTGAGGCCGATTGCCGTGCGCGCCTGTTTGCTGCCGCGCAAGAGGCGGACCTGATCCTTGTCGAAGGGGTCATGGGGTTGTTTGATGGCGAGCCCAGTGCGGCGGACCTGGCACAACGTTTTGGTTTGCGGGTGCTGGCAGTGGTGGATGCGTCTGCCATGGCGGGCACCTTTGGTGCGTTGGCGTTTGGGCTGCAACATTACCGTGCTGACATGCCTTGGGCGGGTGTGTTGGCCAATCGCGTGGCCAGTGTGCGCCATGCGGAGATGTTGCAGGTCAGCCTGCAAGACCCGCAAGCGTGGATGGGCGCGTTGATGCGCAATGCAGGCATGGTGCTGCCTGAGCGGCACTTGGGGCTGACGGTTGCCAGTGAGGTGCCGGATGCGCTGGCGCGGCTGGATGTTGCTGCGGATGCGCTTGCCTCAACACCCTTGGGGCGGATGACACTGGATGATTTGCAGCGGTGGTCCGTTTCTTTTGAGGGGCCTGAAGTCGCAGTGCACCTTGCCCCGGGAGTGCAGGCGGCTGGACCTTCTGCTCCGTGTCCCCCGCCCGCTTTGCGGGCTCCTCCTTTACCTGCGCAGAAGGCCCAGCCGCCCGCACTCCCTACCTTGCTTGGCAAAACGATTGCTGTGGCGCGGGATGCGGCCTTTTGTTTTATCTATACCGCCAACCTGGATTGCCTGACCGCACTAGGGACTGAGCTTGTTTTCTTTTCGCCCTTGGCTGACCAGACGCTGCCCGCTTGTGATGCCGTGTGGATTCCGGGTGGCTACCCTGAATTACACGCAGCAACCATTGCCGCAAACACCGCGCTGCGTGACAGCCTGGCCCAGCATATTGCCGCTGGCAAGCCCGTGTGGGCGGAGTGCGGTGGCATGATGGCACTGTTTGACTCGCTGATCACTGTGGATGCTCAGCGCCACGCGCAGTGGGGTTTGCTGCCGGGTGAGGTGACGATGCACAAGCGCCTGGCGGGTCTGGGGCCACAGCAATTGGTACTCGGCAGCGGTACATTGCGCGGCCATACCTTCCATTACTCGACGACCAGCACGTCGCTGCAGGCGGTGGCACGCACGGCACGACCGGATACCGCGCCGCAGCCGGATGCGGGCGAAGCACTGTGGCAGCAGGGCGCTTTGCGTGCCAGCTACTTCCATGCCTGGTTCCCGTCTTGTCCGGCGGCCGTGGTAGAACTGTTTTCGGCACCTCGCCATGAGAAAGCTGACTGA